In one Erinaceus europaeus chromosome 3, mEriEur2.1, whole genome shotgun sequence genomic region, the following are encoded:
- the LOC103111676 gene encoding tetratricopeptide repeat protein 39B-like gives MSLSHVKGDNEEGDFSSLNLTQSGENDREDKFEDAFEIIPAATTMSLTSSLEECTTGLYLFLNNRFSDAINLIHPWAQNSIYHALVYSILMVVKAVLTFEPQDIQTGMVVVKQALKTCNAFRRKTRMVSFTRVVSRQGPGAIKEEELHAEVCYAECLILKCTVMVIQDDSAIGFLKNGLTIGSSYQIYKDCQQVLTHIPNSHSKTYKHLAGGIKFGLGAFNLLLSLVPLKTLKLLNVVGYSGDMDTGIASLYESASHPHINTILSVFTLLFYYSYLHIALGVEKGHQTVMEDLFLIYLKKFPNCVILKFFHARFNMLKGHFDMAQGILHQCIFSQNEWKQVHHLCYWELMWCHIALQEWEQAYYYASLLAQHSRWSKAVYTFSKAMLLAVLPSNSGSLENEDMSSLFSSVDSLRIKLLGTSVPIEKFLADKGHHYGTTTGWYTAQPLLEFMYAWSGFRVISKRLDLMTSWLSVINKGEEFLQGNSNFEHGADDICLIHLLKGLCLKYLSKFSVAEQYLIRVVQREKLLKTDHYLVPYAYYELGILHYVRGDNNAAVKYLDNIKNYKDYSMEARLQFRTHIALEQIRKERVIR, from the coding sequence ATGTCTCTAAGCCACGTGAAGGGTGACAACGAGGAGGGGGATTTTTCATCCCttaatctgactcagagcggtgAGAACGACAGGGAAGACAAATTTGAAGACGCTTTTGAGATTATCCCTGCGGCCACAACCATGAGCTTGACGTCCTCCCTGGAAGAATGCACAACGGGGCTGTATTTGTTTCTAAACAACAGGTTCTCCGATGCCATCAACCTCATCCACCCCTGGGCGCAGAACAGCATCTACCATGCCCTGGTGTACAGCATCCTGATGGTGGTCAAGGCTGTCCTGACCTTTGAGCCGCAGGACATACAGACGGGGATGGTGGTCGTGAAGCAAGCTCTAAAGACCTGCAATGCTTTCCGCAGGAAGACGAGGATGGTCAGTTTTACCCGGGTCGTGAGCAGACAGGGCCCCGGCGCCATCAAGGAGGAGGAGCTACATGCGGAAGTCTGCTACGCAGAGTGCCTGATCTTGAAGTGCACAGTCATGGTGATACAGGACGACAGTGCGATCGGCTTCCTGAAGAATGGGCTCACCATCGGGTCCAGTTACCAGATCTACAAAGACTGCCAACAGGTGCTGACGCACATCCCCAACAGCCACAGCAAGACCTACAAACACCTGGCCGGAGGGATCAAATTTGGACTCGGAGCCTTCAATCTGCTGTTGTCACTCGTGCCCCTCAAGACCCTAAAACTGCTCAACGTGGTCGGGTACAGTGGTGACATGGACACAGGCATAGCTTCGCTCTACGAGAGCGCATCCCACCCCCATATAAACACCATCCTAAGTGTGTTCACTCTGCTGTTTTACTACAGCTACCTCCATATAGCTCTGGGCGTGGAGAAGGGTCACCAAACTGTGATGGAGGATCTCTTCCTCATCTACCTTAAGAAATTCCCCAATTGTGTCATCCTGAAATTTTTCCATGCCCGTTTCAATATGCTCAAGGGCCACTTTGACATGGCTCAGGGCATACTGCACCAGTGTATTTTCAGCCAGAACGAATGGAAGCAGGTCCACCACCTTTGCTACTGGGAGCTTATGTGGTGTCACATCGCCCTGCAGGAGTGGGAGCAGGCGTACTACTATGCCAGCCTCCTGGCACAGCACAGCCGCTGGTCCAAGGCTGTCTACACTTTCAGCAAAGCCATGCTGCTGGCCGTGCTGCCCTCGAACTCCGGAAGCCTGGAAAACGAGGACATGAGCTCGCTCTTCTCCAGCGTGGACAGCCTGAGAATCAAACTCTTAGGCACCTCTGTGCCCATCGAGAAGTTTCTCGCAGACAAAGGTCATCACTACGGCACAACCACGGGTTGGTACACAGCTCAGCCACTTCTGGAGTTCATGTATGCCTGGAGTGGCTTCCGGGTCATCAGCAAACGCCTCGACCTGATGACCAGCTGGCTCTCAGTCATCAACAAGGGAGAGGAGTTTTTGCAGGGAAACTCCAACTTTGAGCATGGGGCTGATGACATCTGTCTGATACATCTGCTGAAAGGTCTGTGCCTCAAATACCTGAGCAAGTTTTCTGTGGCTGAGCAGTATCTCATTCGAGTTGTTCAAAGGGAAAAACTGTTAAAAACCGATCACTATTTGGTGCCATATGCATACTATGAGCTGGGAATCCTCCATTATGTGAGAGGAGATAACAATGCAGCAGTCAAATACCTAGACAACATCAAGAACTACAAAGACTATTCCATGGAAGCCCGCCTACAGTTCCGGACCCACATAGCCCTGGAGCAAATACGTAAAGAAAGAGTGATTCGGTAG